Proteins encoded together in one Amphiprion ocellaris isolate individual 3 ecotype Okinawa chromosome 14, ASM2253959v1, whole genome shotgun sequence window:
- the chrne gene encoding acetylcholine receptor subunit epsilon: MMAARSFWIISGVITILGTLMGLVQCNEESQLISHLFKGYNKNIRPVVHPEDRVQVQIKLTLTNLISLNEKEETLTTNVWIEIQWTDYRLAWNASDYYGISVIRVPCNTVWLPDIVLENNIDGKFDVAYYANVLIDSSGWMYWLPPAIYRSTCAIEITYFPFDYQNCTLAFRSQTYSANEVDLILAVGETGDTIEWVDIDPEAFTENGEWAIVHRPARKMINTRYSPDDLEYQEITFNLIIQRKPLFYIINIILPCSLISSLVVLAYFLPAQAGGQKLTVSISVLLAQTVFLFLIAQKIPETSLSVPLIGKYLIFVMCVTTLIATNQIVVLNFSLRSPSTHTMSHTVKHLFLEMVPRFLGMSPLVDESEVMTEVNGVRERRRSSFGLMQRAEEYVMKQPRSEMMFDKQRERHGLTRSIVDNIDVSSTANLYKSLAQAAPEIKQCVDACNFIAESTRQQNNIGSEIESWVLIGKMIDKVCFWAAILLFIIGTVGIFLTGHFNQAPDFPFPGQSKKYAPS, from the exons TGCAATGCAATGAGGAGTCACAGCTGATCAGCCACTTGTTCAAAGGCTACAACAAGAATATTCGGCCGGTGGTTCATCCTGAAGACAGAGTGCAGGTTCAGATCAAGCTGACCCTCACTAATCTTATTTCCCTG AATGAAAAGGAGGAGACTCTCACGACCAATGTGTGGATTGAGATT CAATGGACAGATTATCGCCTTGCCTGGAACGCGTCTGACTATTATGGCATTAGTGTCATTCGTGTCCCATGCAACACTGTTTGGCTTCCTGATATAGTCCTTGAAAACAA CATTGATGGCAAATTTGATGTGGCTTACTATGCCAACGTGTTGATCGACAGCAGTGGCTGGATGTATTGGCTGCCTCCCGCTATCTATCGCAGCACCTGCGCCATCGAGATCACCTACTTTCCATTTGATTATCAAAATTGCACCCTAGCATTCAG ATCCCAGACATACAGTGCCAATGAAGTGGACCTTATCTTGGCTGTTGGTGAAACTGGGGACACTATTGAATGGGTGGACATCGACCCTGAGGCTTTCACAG AGAATGGTGAATGGGCCATTGTGCATCGTCCAGCAAGGAAGATGATCAACACAAGGTATTCCCCTGATGACCTGGAGTATCAAGAGATCACATTCAACCTGATCATCCAGCGGAAGCCCCTCTTCTACATCATCAACATCATCCTGCCCTGCTCCCTCATCTCCTCACTGGTCGTCCTGGCCTACTTTCTACCTGCACAAG CTGGAGGACAGAAGCTGACTGTGTCCATTTCTGTCTTGCTGGCTCAGACTGTCTTCCTCTTTCTTATTGCTCAGAAGATCCCTGAGacctctctttctgtccctctcaTCGGCAA GTACCTGATCTTTGTGATGTGCGTCACCACTCTGATTGCTACTAATCAAATTGTAGTGCTGAACTTCTCGTTGCGCAGCCCCAGCACTCATACTATGTCCCATACCGTCAAGCAT TTGTTCCTGGAAATGGTACCTCGTTTCCTAGGCATGTCTCCACTGGTGGATGAGAGTGAGGTGATGACAGAAGTAAACGGGGTGAGGGAGAGGCGGCGCAGCTCCTTTGGCCTCATGCAGAGAGCAGAGGAATATGTAATGAAGCAACCTCGCAGTGAAATGATGTTTGACAAACAAAGAGAGAGGCATGGTCTCACACGATCAATAG TGGACAATATAGATGTCAGCAGCACAGCCAATCTGTACAAGAGTTTGGCCCAAGCTGCACCTGAGATTAAGCAATGTGTGGATGCCTGCAACTTCATTGCTGAGAGCACGAGACAACAAAATAACATCGGCTCT GAAATTGAAAGCTGGGTCCTGATTGGGAAGATGATTGACAAGGTGTGTTTCTGGGCTGCCattctcctcttcatcatcGGCACTGTGGGGATCTTCTTAACAGGACACTTCAACCAGGCCCCAGACTTTCCATTTCCTGGGCAGAGCAAAAAATATGCCccaagttaa